GTCCTAGAAGGTAAGTGTGCCGAGTGTGGGCATCCTGTAGCAAGAGTGGTTAAAATAGATAAGTAAAGAACAGGGAGATTTTATGAACAATTATAAATTAACGATTCAGTATGACGGTGGCCGATATAAGGGCTGGCAGCGGCTCGGAAATAGTGACAATACAATTCAGGGTAAAATTGAAAATGTGTTAACAGAGCTGGCCGGAGAAAAGATTGAAATAATTGGTTCCGGCAGAACAGATGCCGGGGTACATGCGCTTGCTCAAATCGCGAATTTCAGGATGCGTAAACACGCCACTGAACACGAGGTTATGCAGTATTTAAACAGGTATCTTCCTCATGATATCAGCGTGATTGATGTAACGATGGTGCACGACCGTTTTCATTCCCGCTACAATGCAAAGGATAAAACGTATTTATATAAGATTTGGAACGAGCATTATACGCATCCCTTTATGCGGAAGTACAGTATGCATGTAGAAAGCAAGCTTGATATCGATAAAATGAGAAATGCCTCTCAGTATTTCCTTGGAGAGCATGATTTTACTTCCTATTCCAACGCAAAGTCGAAGAAAAAGTCTATGGTACGTGAAATTTACTCACTTGAGATCCATGAACATGACGGCTTTATCGAAATTAAAATAAATGGAAACGGCTTCCTTTATAATATGGTTAGAAAAATCGTCGGGACATTAATTGAGGTTGGATTGGGAGACATGGATGCTGCTGCAATACCTGGCATTCTTGAATCAAAAGAAAGAATTCAAACAGGCCGTATGGCTGATGCAGAGGGATTGTATTTGGAGAAGGTCGGTTTTTAGTCCAGACTTCTTCAAAAGGATATCAACAGTCTGATGAGTTAGAGATAAATATCATCACATGTTAAAGCATTCACTTAAATGTAGTGGATGCTTTTTTGTATTAATTCATATAGTTGAACATAGATGATTGGAAAATCACATAAATGTATGAGTGGGAAGTGGAGTATTGAGAAGGAGGGTGAACCAATGAAAAAGCTCAATCCGGATCAGTTATATGTTGAATTCAAAAACGGTATAACCATGACGGAACCGGTTATAGGCCGTAAGTATACATTAACGCACTCCGACATCACGGCAGACCTTTTTCTAACGATTGATCAGCAGTTTGATTATCAAAAGATCAATGCCATGAGGGACGAAGTGCTTGCAGAATGGAAATTGGCTAATGGATGTCCATTTCTATACGTATCTGTGTATGTTGACGACGCGTTTGACCCGGCAGTTACCGCTTTACGGGATGCCATTTTCAGACGTGAGCTGCCTTTAGCTTTAGAGGCAATAAGGTTTGGTGATAGAAAGTTTTTTGCAGCTCATTCTGCGTTAGACTGTACACCAATATGGATTCATTTTCGTTCAACAAATCCACTGTACAACAAGTTTGAGTACTGGGGGACTCCGGGTGATTATCAGTAATGAGCGTTTGTCCGTATAAAACAAAGATAAATGATAAACAGGTTCTTACTTTCAGTAATCTCCTGCTATTTCCTCTGATTATGTGGTATTATTTTCCTTGAATAAAGGAGGATAAATAAATTGAATTTTGATAAAGGGATAAAGCGTGCAATAGATCTAATTGGTTTTCCGTTCACATTAACCAATATGTACATAAACGAAAAAAGAAAAGTTGAGGGAATGGGCCAGAAGATAAAGATTAGAGATCGATACATTCATACAATCGTTTCAGGTGAGCAGGATGCAGATTATACTGTCATATTTGATTCAGGGTTAAGTTGCTGTTCATTGGATTGGTTTAATGTTCAGCCACAAGTTACAACATTTTCAAGAACGTTATCATTTGATAGACCAGGGTATGGATGGAGTTCAGAAATAAATACATCACACACTAGCGAGAATGTTGTAAATGATTTAGTGAATGTCTTGAATGAGTTACAGATTAAGCCTCCATATGTTTTAGTAGGACACTCTTTTGGCGGATTGAATATGAGGTTATTTGCAAGTAAGCACCCGGAAAAAGTAGCAGCCTTAATTTTGATTGATGCTGTACACGAAAATAGATATCTGAGCCGTAAGTGGGATCATAACCGTAAAAAGACACATCAAAAGAATCTAAATGTATTTAGATTTGGATATTTAACTTCTGGCATTGGTCTTCCTAAGCTGCTTAAGCAGCCGGTGGGGAGGAAGCGCTTTCCGGGGTCTTATCAGAAGTATGCTGACTATATAGGATATCATCAAAAATCTTATGAGGCCGTTTATAAAGAGTTTTTGTACAGTGAGAGATCGGCTTTACAGGTTTCAAACGCCAGTCCGCTGAATCCAGATCTTCCAGTGACTATTTTATCATCTAACAACTCAGATTCTGTTTGGATTGAGCATCAAAAACTGCTGAGTAAGCTGACTAAAAAAACGATACAGATCAAAACGAATTGTCATCATTCCATTCACTTGGAAAACCCGGACTTAGTTGTTAAGGCGATTAAGGATGCC
This genomic stretch from Jeotgalibacillus aurantiacus harbors:
- the truA gene encoding tRNA pseudouridine(38-40) synthase TruA, with amino-acid sequence MNNYKLTIQYDGGRYKGWQRLGNSDNTIQGKIENVLTELAGEKIEIIGSGRTDAGVHALAQIANFRMRKHATEHEVMQYLNRYLPHDISVIDVTMVHDRFHSRYNAKDKTYLYKIWNEHYTHPFMRKYSMHVESKLDIDKMRNASQYFLGEHDFTSYSNAKSKKKSMVREIYSLEIHEHDGFIEIKINGNGFLYNMVRKIVGTLIEVGLGDMDAAAIPGILESKERIQTGRMADAEGLYLEKVGF
- a CDS encoding staygreen family protein; amino-acid sequence: MKKLNPDQLYVEFKNGITMTEPVIGRKYTLTHSDITADLFLTIDQQFDYQKINAMRDEVLAEWKLANGCPFLYVSVYVDDAFDPAVTALRDAIFRRELPLALEAIRFGDRKFFAAHSALDCTPIWIHFRSTNPLYNKFEYWGTPGDYQ
- a CDS encoding alpha/beta hydrolase, whose amino-acid sequence is MNFDKGIKRAIDLIGFPFTLTNMYINEKRKVEGMGQKIKIRDRYIHTIVSGEQDADYTVIFDSGLSCCSLDWFNVQPQVTTFSRTLSFDRPGYGWSSEINTSHTSENVVNDLVNVLNELQIKPPYVLVGHSFGGLNMRLFASKHPEKVAALILIDAVHENRYLSRKWDHNRKKTHQKNLNVFRFGYLTSGIGLPKLLKQPVGRKRFPGSYQKYADYIGYHQKSYEAVYKEFLYSERSALQVSNASPLNPDLPVTILSSNNSDSVWIEHQKLLSKLTKKTIQIKTNCHHSIHLENPDLVVKAIKDATYIKKEELVTQ